The following coding sequences are from one Geothrix sp. window:
- a CDS encoding D-alanine--D-alanine ligase family protein — protein sequence MHKTLSIGLLFGGESPEHEVSIVTARAIAEHLDPARFTVRPMGIARNGVWVVTGDPFARLAAGELPRRSDHPFLPLEQGAEAAPLPDLFFNALHGAGGEDGQIQGYLELLHRPYTGAGLLAMAAGMDKWITKRLWESEGLPVVPYVGLTEERWTRERAVCLADCGKLGLPLFVKPANLGSSIGVEKVKQAGDLAPALDRAFTFDRRVLVEQGLDIREIEVAVLGGDEPLVSQPGEVIVADEFYTFEDKYLHGKSRTEIPAQIPEELADLVRKLAARAFAASDGHGMARVDFFLERLTGRIFLNELNFIPGFTSISMYPKMMAASGVPYGELLTRLIQLAQDRHAQMAAKQKGFQSGSNWFQGSKKA from the coding sequence ATGCACAAGACCCTGAGCATCGGCCTCCTCTTCGGCGGGGAATCCCCCGAGCACGAAGTCTCCATCGTCACGGCCCGGGCCATCGCGGAGCACCTGGATCCGGCCCGCTTCACCGTGCGTCCCATGGGCATCGCGCGGAACGGCGTGTGGGTGGTGACCGGCGATCCCTTCGCGCGCCTGGCCGCGGGTGAGCTGCCACGGCGCAGCGACCACCCCTTCCTGCCATTGGAACAGGGGGCGGAAGCGGCGCCCCTGCCGGACCTCTTCTTCAATGCGCTCCATGGGGCCGGCGGCGAGGACGGGCAGATCCAGGGCTACCTGGAGCTGCTGCACCGCCCCTACACCGGCGCGGGTCTGCTGGCCATGGCGGCGGGCATGGACAAGTGGATCACCAAGCGCCTGTGGGAATCCGAAGGGCTGCCCGTGGTGCCCTACGTGGGCCTCACCGAGGAACGCTGGACCCGCGAACGGGCCGTCTGCCTCGCGGACTGCGGGAAGCTGGGCCTGCCGCTGTTCGTGAAGCCCGCCAACCTGGGCAGCAGCATCGGCGTCGAGAAGGTGAAGCAGGCCGGAGACCTGGCCCCAGCCCTCGACCGGGCCTTCACCTTCGACCGCCGGGTGCTGGTGGAGCAGGGGCTGGACATCCGCGAAATCGAGGTAGCGGTGCTGGGCGGGGACGAGCCCCTGGTCTCCCAGCCCGGCGAAGTGATCGTGGCCGACGAGTTCTACACCTTCGAGGACAAGTACCTCCACGGCAAGAGCCGCACGGAGATCCCGGCCCAGATCCCCGAGGAGCTGGCCGACCTGGTCCGCAAGCTGGCCGCCCGGGCCTTCGCGGCCTCGGATGGCCACGGCATGGCCCGGGTGGACTTCTTCCTCGAGCGGCTGACGGGACGGATTTTCCTCAATGAGCTGAACTTCATCCCCGGATTCACCAGCATCTCCATGTATCCGAAAATGATGGCGGCCAGCGGCGTGCCCTACGGGGAGCTGCTGACCCGGCTCATCCAGCTCGCCCAGGACCGGCATGCCCAGATGGCGGCCAAGCAGAAGGGTTTCCAGTCCGGCAGCAACTGGTTCCAGGGATCTAAGAAGGCCTGA
- a CDS encoding DUF190 domain-containing protein: MQGICLKFYVQEDRKHHHVLVYEWLLEQARQLGLNGGSAFKAMAGFGRHGLLHEDHFFELAGKLPMVVEFIVTEAEADRLLTRVQAEEVTLFYAKTVVEFGWVKGPKA, encoded by the coding sequence ATGCAGGGAATCTGCCTGAAGTTCTACGTCCAGGAAGACCGGAAGCACCACCATGTCCTGGTCTACGAGTGGCTGCTGGAGCAGGCGCGGCAGCTGGGCCTGAACGGCGGTTCGGCGTTCAAGGCCATGGCAGGCTTCGGCCGCCACGGCCTGCTGCACGAGGATCATTTCTTCGAACTGGCCGGGAAGCTGCCGATGGTGGTGGAGTTCATCGTGACCGAGGCGGAGGCGGATCGGCTCCTGACCCGGGTCCAGGCCGAGGAGGTCACGCTCTTCTACGCCAAGACGGTCGTGGAATTCGGCTGGGTGAAGGGCCCGAAAGCCTGA
- a CDS encoding divergent polysaccharide deacetylase family protein encodes MARAKGRRTSTLALVGWALLMLALGLGAGLLLGQQGCNRREAPAKREGPKPAVKKPELRQAEPKPAEPKAKPPSPEPERPLPRLALVIDDLGYIQPELVTRLCSQPVPFSVAVLPYQEHTRESADIAHRLGKEVMLHLPMEPIGYPGPGRDPGPNAILYNLTESEVRRRVRMALDDIPHRTGVNNHMGSRITPDRTRMGWVLQEVKARKYFFVDSRTEKDSVAYDLAEELGVPAVQRRVFLDDDKAFPEMEKQWERALKLAEKEGAALIIGHIYPETVEALEKLVPRSKGRVRFVRAGELVK; translated from the coding sequence TTGGCCCGAGCCAAGGGCCGGCGCACGTCCACCCTGGCCCTGGTGGGATGGGCCCTGCTCATGCTCGCCCTTGGGCTGGGTGCAGGATTGCTGCTGGGACAACAGGGCTGCAACCGTCGGGAGGCTCCGGCCAAGCGCGAGGGACCCAAACCCGCCGTCAAGAAACCCGAGCTCAGACAGGCCGAACCGAAACCCGCTGAGCCGAAGGCGAAGCCTCCGAGTCCGGAACCGGAACGCCCGCTGCCCCGCCTGGCCCTCGTCATCGATGACCTCGGCTACATCCAGCCGGAGCTGGTCACGCGCCTGTGCAGCCAGCCCGTGCCCTTCAGCGTGGCGGTCCTGCCCTACCAGGAGCACACCCGCGAGAGCGCCGACATCGCCCATCGTCTCGGCAAGGAGGTGATGCTCCACCTGCCCATGGAGCCCATCGGCTATCCTGGGCCGGGCCGCGATCCGGGCCCCAACGCAATCCTCTACAACCTGACCGAATCCGAAGTCCGCCGCCGGGTGCGCATGGCCCTGGACGACATCCCCCACCGCACCGGCGTGAACAACCACATGGGCAGCCGCATCACGCCCGACCGGACGCGCATGGGCTGGGTCCTCCAGGAGGTCAAGGCCCGGAAGTATTTCTTCGTGGACAGCCGCACGGAGAAGGACAGCGTGGCCTACGACCTGGCGGAGGAGCTGGGCGTTCCCGCCGTGCAGCGCCGGGTCTTCCTCGATGACGACAAGGCCTTCCCGGAAATGGAGAAGCAGTGGGAGCGGGCCCTCAAGCTGGCCGAGAAGGAAGGGGCGGCGCTGATCATCGGGCACATCTATCCTGAGACGGTGGAGGCCCTGGAGAAGCTCGTGCCCCGCAGCAAGGGGCGGGTGCGCTTCGTGAGGGCAGGGGAGCTGGTGAAATGA
- the crcB gene encoding fluoride efflux transporter CrcB codes for MNPAPALAVGIGAALGAWLRWGFGAWLNAHFPTLPLGTLSANLVGGYLVGLAVAFFSQHPGLSPELRLFVITGFLGGLTTFSTFSAEAVSLLGRGEYGWALAHVSSHLAGSLLLTFLGMATVKAVLRG; via the coding sequence ATGAATCCGGCACCGGCCCTGGCCGTGGGCATCGGCGCGGCGCTGGGCGCTTGGCTGCGGTGGGGCTTCGGGGCCTGGCTGAACGCCCATTTCCCCACGCTGCCCCTGGGCACCCTTTCGGCGAACCTGGTCGGGGGCTATCTGGTGGGCCTGGCCGTGGCCTTCTTCTCGCAGCACCCGGGGCTTTCCCCGGAGCTGCGCCTGTTCGTGATCACGGGCTTCCTCGGCGGATTGACCACCTTTTCCACCTTCTCCGCCGAAGCCGTGAGCCTGCTGGGCCGCGGGGAATATGGCTGGGCCCTGGCGCACGTGTCATCCCACCTGGCGGGATCGCTGCTGCTGACCTTCCTGGGCATGGCGACCGTCAAGGCTGTCCTGAGAGGCTGA
- a CDS encoding flagellar basal body rod protein FlgC, which yields MDVVGIALSGLRASGAGLAVQASNVANQLSDGYKAKRVDLVAEASGGVRVSGVSADPSPAGPAPSNVDLATEAVQGMGFELMYKANLKVLKTADELAQATLDLKA from the coding sequence ATGGACGTCGTCGGCATCGCACTCTCCGGTCTCCGCGCCTCGGGCGCAGGGCTGGCCGTGCAGGCCAGCAACGTGGCCAACCAGCTGTCGGACGGATACAAGGCCAAGCGCGTCGACCTGGTGGCTGAAGCCTCGGGGGGGGTGCGGGTGTCAGGGGTCTCTGCGGACCCCTCACCCGCCGGCCCCGCCCCCTCGAACGTCGATCTCGCCACTGAAGCCGTGCAGGGCATGGGCTTCGAGCTGATGTACAAGGCCAACCTCAAGGTCCTCAAGACCGCGGACGAGCTGGCCCAGGCCACCCTGGACCTGAAGGCGTAG
- a CDS encoding S41 family peptidase gives MHARTWLSVLSLPLVAAFTLPVVQQGNPPKPQPKAGAKAAPQDPLAGLSDIQDVLSLVQQNYVDPPDMEKVVSGGVQAVLERSHPLNAYLTAEDVRLPDPGPAEAGLIVVKRGIYGTVVAVTPGGPAAKAGLQAGDVIRKVDGDSVGRLSAWALERKLRGPEGSSLDLYRYNATGDLTKTTITRQRLAPGALTLKQGQGSLLLSLPDLGPGRAEEVRKTLATADHGQTLVLDLRQCQKGSVEEAASLAGLLGMKGTFATLQEAGKPERSLAVAGSGTPFVRLALLVGRSTLGASEVLASCLKKAGVRSFGERTPGLGVERMRFALKQGGAVELVSRRWVGLGGEKLDRQGIVPDQVLRMADTEDALARVMAALQAPPAAPPAAVKAS, from the coding sequence ATGCACGCGCGCACCTGGCTCTCGGTCCTGTCGCTCCCCCTGGTGGCGGCCTTCACCCTGCCGGTGGTGCAGCAGGGCAATCCGCCGAAGCCCCAGCCGAAGGCCGGCGCGAAGGCCGCGCCCCAGGATCCCCTCGCCGGGCTCTCGGACATCCAGGACGTGCTGTCGCTGGTGCAGCAGAACTACGTGGACCCCCCCGACATGGAGAAGGTCGTCTCGGGTGGCGTCCAGGCGGTCCTGGAACGCTCCCATCCCCTGAATGCCTACCTGACCGCCGAGGACGTGCGGCTGCCCGACCCGGGCCCGGCCGAGGCCGGCCTCATCGTCGTGAAACGCGGGATCTATGGCACGGTCGTCGCCGTGACGCCCGGGGGACCCGCTGCCAAGGCGGGGCTCCAGGCCGGTGACGTCATCCGCAAGGTGGATGGCGACTCCGTGGGTCGGCTCAGCGCCTGGGCCCTGGAGCGCAAGCTGCGCGGCCCCGAAGGATCCTCCCTCGATCTCTACCGCTACAACGCCACCGGGGACCTCACCAAGACGACCATCACGCGGCAGCGGCTGGCCCCCGGCGCCCTGACCCTCAAGCAGGGGCAGGGATCGCTGCTCCTGTCCCTGCCGGACCTTGGGCCTGGACGGGCTGAAGAAGTCCGGAAGACCCTCGCCACTGCGGATCATGGACAGACCCTGGTGCTGGATCTGCGCCAGTGCCAGAAGGGCTCCGTGGAGGAAGCCGCCTCGCTGGCCGGCCTGCTGGGCATGAAGGGCACCTTCGCCACGCTCCAGGAGGCCGGCAAGCCTGAGCGGAGCCTTGCGGTGGCAGGCTCCGGCACGCCCTTCGTCCGCCTGGCCCTCCTTGTGGGGCGCTCCACCCTCGGAGCCTCGGAGGTCCTCGCCTCCTGTCTGAAGAAGGCGGGGGTCCGCAGCTTCGGTGAGCGCACGCCGGGCCTGGGCGTGGAACGCATGCGCTTCGCCCTCAAGCAGGGCGGGGCGGTCGAACTGGTCTCCCGGCGCTGGGTGGGCCTGGGGGGCGAGAAGCTGGATCGCCAGGGCATCGTCCCGGACCAGGTGCTTCGCATGGCCGATACGGAGGATGCGCTGGCCCGCGTCATGGCGGCCCTCCAGGCCCCCCCCGCGGCACCGCCCGCCGCCGTGAAGGCCTCCTAG